Genomic segment of Candidatus Rokuibacteriota bacterium:
AAGCGGTACTCGATGTCGGCCGTCCGCTTGGCGTAGTGGGCGAGCTCGACCTTCTCGTGCTCGCGGAGCCGGAGGTTCTCGGCGCGGAGGCCGTAGCGCTGGAACCACCCCAGGCAGTCCTCGATCCAGCGCTCGTGCCAGTGCTCGTCCGCCGGACGGTCGGCCACCGAGGCGCGCGGGTTGACGAAGTACTCGATCTCCATCTGCTCGAACTCGCGCGTCCGGAAGATGAAGTTGCCCGGCGTGATCTCGTTCCTGAAGGCCTTGCCGATCTGGGCGATGCCGAACGGGAGCTTCCGGCGCGTGGACTGCAGCACGTTGTCGAAGTTGACGAAGATCCCCTGGGCGGTCTCGGGGCGGAGGTAGGTGACCGCGGCGTCCTCCTCCACCGGCCCCATGAAGGTCCGGAACATCAGGTTGAACTGGCGCGGGAGCGTCAGCTCGCCCTTGCCGCAGTCGGGGCACAGCGTGCGCCGGAGCCCGCAGTGGGAGCACGGCTCGCCGGCCGGAATCGTGAACTTGTTCCCCTTCGTGGCGGCGCAGTAGTGGACCCACGGCGTCTCGTCGACCTTGTCGGCCCGGAAGCGCCGGCGGCATTCCCGGCAGTCCACCATGGGATCGGTGAAGTGATCGACGTGGCCGCTGGCCTTCCAGACCGTGGCATGCATCAGGATCGAAGCGTCCAGGCCAACCATGTCGGGCCGCCCCTGGACGAAGTCCCGCCACCACACCCGCTTGATGTTGTTCTTGAGCTCCACGCCGAGGGGTCCGTAGTCCCAGCACGAGCCCGTCCCGCCGTAGATCTCGCTGGACTGGAAGACGAAGCCCCGCCGCTTGCAGAGCGAGACGAGCGTGTCCATGGACAGTGGCATGGCGGTCAGGATAGCATGGGGGGCAGCGGCCGGCGGGTCTGAGCGAGGAAGCGGAGCGAGCGCGGCACCTGCCCGATGAGCCGGGTCACGGTCCCCTCCAGGATCCCGGTCAACTCCTCGTCGAGGGCGGGGCTCAGGGGGAGCCGCAGCCCCTCCTCCCAGCGGAACCCGCGCAGCCGGCCGAGCGTGCCCACCGCGCGCTCGCTCAGCGGGATGGCATGCGCCCGGGGACCGCACGGGCGACACACGAGGCCCCCTGCCTCGACGTCGAGGACCGCGTCCGGAAAAGGGTACCCGCGGCCGCATTCCACGCACCGGTCGATCCGCGGGCGGTGCCCCAGGAGATCCACGGCGCGGACGCCGAAGCAGACGGCGACCCGCGCCGGACGGGTTCCTCCTTCGAGCGCCCGGAGACTCCGGACCAGCAGGCCGAAGAGCGCCGGATGGGGATCCCGGTCCGCGGAGAGACGCGCCAGGCACTCGACCGTCCACGCTCCCCGTCCGAGCCGCTCCAGGTGCTCCCGCACCCGGACGAACGGGTGGAGGATGTCGAAGTGGTCCACCCGTACGAGCTCGCTCCGGCCGGTGTCGAAGAAGACCAGGTCGCCCAGCGTGAAGGGCTCCAGTGCGGCCACGAAGCGCGACCGGGGCCGCCGGGCCGACTTGGCGACGCCGCGCACCTTGCCGAAGTCCCGCGTGTAGAACTCCACCAGGCGGTCGCTCTCGCCGAGAGCGCGGCGGCCGATGACGACGGCACGAGACCGGTAAAGCGCCATGGTCAGGAGGTCAGGAGGAAGCCGAACTCCCGCAGAGCGCTGTCGTCCTTCCGCCAGTTCTTCCGCACCCGCACGTGGAGGTCCAGGAAGGTCTTGATCCCGAAGAAGCGCTCGAGATCCTCGCGGGCGGAGGAGCCGATCCGCTTGAGCATCGTCCCGCGCTGGCCGATGACGATGCCCTTCTGGGACTCCTGCTCGACGAAGATGGTGGCCCGGATGTACAGGCACTCCGGGCGCTCCCGCTCGCGGAGCTCCTCCACGCGGACGGCGCACGCGTACGGCACTTCCTGGTGCGTCAGATGGAAGATCTTCTCCCGGATGCGCTCGGCGACAAAGAAGGTCTCCGGCTGGTCCGTGGCGGACTCGCGCGGGAAGTAGGCCGGCCGCTCGGGCATGGCCTGCACGATCAGCTCCAGCAGCGAGCCACAGTTGGTGCCCCGCTCGGCGGAGATGGGGATGATCTCCTGGAACGGGTGGCGCCCGCGGTAGGCCTCGATGAGCGGAAGGAGTCTGGACTTGGGCGTGACGAGATCGGCTTTGTTCAGGCAGCAGAAGACCGGCGCGCCCACGCTCGCCAGCCGCGCCAGCGGGCCGGCATCGAGGCGGTCGGGACGCTCCGTCGCCTCGGCGACGAGGCAGACGAGGTCCACGTCCTCGAGCGCCCGCAGGGCGGCCCTCTCCATCAGCTCGCC
This window contains:
- the recO gene encoding DNA repair protein RecO, producing the protein MALYRSRAVVIGRRALGESDRLVEFYTRDFGKVRGVAKSARRPRSRFVAALEPFTLGDLVFFDTGRSELVRVDHFDILHPFVRVREHLERLGRGAWTVECLARLSADRDPHPALFGLLVRSLRALEGGTRPARVAVCFGVRAVDLLGHRPRIDRCVECGRGYPFPDAVLDVEAGGLVCRPCGPRAHAIPLSERAVGTLGRLRGFRWEEGLRLPLSPALDEELTGILEGTVTRLIGQVPRSLRFLAQTRRPLPPMLS
- the era gene encoding GTPase Era, producing the protein MARPAHRAGFVALIGRAHVGKSTLLNRLVGEKMAIVSRRPQTTRTRITGIKHLAGAQIVFVDTPGLHAGSGRLGELMERAALRALEDVDLVCLVAEATERPDRLDAGPLARLASVGAPVFCCLNKADLVTPKSRLLPLIEAYRGRHPFQEIIPISAERGTNCGSLLELIVQAMPERPAYFPRESATDQPETFFVAERIREKIFHLTHQEVPYACAVRVEELRERERPECLYIRATIFVEQESQKGIVIGQRGTMLKRIGSSAREDLERFFGIKTFLDLHVRVRKNWRKDDSALREFGFLLTS
- a CDS encoding glycine--tRNA ligase, coding for MDTLVSLCKRRGFVFQSSEIYGGTGSCWDYGPLGVELKNNIKRVWWRDFVQGRPDMVGLDASILMHATVWKASGHVDHFTDPMVDCRECRRRFRADKVDETPWVHYCAATKGNKFTIPAGEPCSHCGLRRTLCPDCGKGELTLPRQFNLMFRTFMGPVEEDAAVTYLRPETAQGIFVNFDNVLQSTRRKLPFGIAQIGKAFRNEITPGNFIFRTREFEQMEIEYFVNPRASVADRPADEHWHERWIEDCLGWFQRYGLRAENLRLREHEKVELAHYAKRTADIEYRFPIGWSELMGIANRTDFDLKQHAKWSGKTLTYFDEERKEHVVPYVIEPSAGVDRALLAFLVDAYREEEVRGETRVVLRLHPELAPIKIAVLPLLKKREEIVRTCQAIREELAPRWPATYDDTAAIGRLYRRQDEVGTPFCVTVDVQSVGEPDKGEAGDGQATIRDRDSMQQIRVPIGALPAVFARLLGGEAWVSVADRLGALRPADGG